The following are encoded together in the Tripterygium wilfordii isolate XIE 37 chromosome 3, ASM1340144v1, whole genome shotgun sequence genome:
- the LOC119992293 gene encoding pentatricopeptide repeat-containing protein At4g39952, mitochondrial gives MSQSMRSSVRPAHYIFKRFCSHSPSNYLNCQFTSLLSNPAPSNLQALLQFHALIITTGNSSNPFIASKLISFYTLFKRPNSSSRVFDSVSCKDAFLWNSVIQSHFSNGNYEQAFDFFERMRLCDTLPSDFTIPMVVSACAELMSLGCGRYIHGLALKCGLFYVNSALGSSFVYMYSKCERMGDASHVFGEMTVRDVVAWTALVIGYVQNGESEKGFNCFCEMHRIGGDDERPNFRTIEGGIQSCGNMGALIEGMCLHGLVVKTGLGCSEVVQSSLLTMYSKCGECNDTHLAFCEVIDKDILSWTSIISVYARFGLMDDCISFFWEMQIDGILPDEIMISCMLAGFGNFMGVSEGKAFHGLIVRRNYVLDQKVCNALISMYCKFECLALAEKLFDREHKCNNESWNTMIFGYCKVGAKSKCIELFRDMQNLGLKPDLNCMISVITSCSHLGLIQLGRLLHCYLVKNSMDDDVSITSLLIDMYGRNDYLAVARSIFFRKQRDIVTWNTMLSLYIHNGCPIKAVALFDEMILENLKPNSATLVTVVSACSHLASLDKGERVHNYIKEEGIELNKSVATALIDMYAKCGKLENSRELFNSIKERDVITWNVMISGYGMHGDAKSAIEIFEEMERSKVKPNNLTFLPLLSACAHVGLVEEGKYLFDRMLHYSVTPNLKHYACMVDLLGRSGNLQEAEEMVLSMPVSPDGGVWGTLLSACKTHNDIETGVRIAKRAIESDPENDGYYVMLANMYNSSGRWEEAEMARDMMKERGVGKTAGWSAV, from the coding sequence ATGTCACAGTCTATGCGTAGTAGCGTCAGACCCGCTCACTACATTTTCAAGCGCTTCTGCTCACACTCGCCTTCTAACTACCTTAACTGTCAATTCACTTCCTTGCTGTCCAACCCAGCCCCATCTAATCTACAAGCCCTTCTTCAATTTCATGCCCTTATTATCACAACTGGGAACTCTAGCAACCCCTTCATTGCGTCAAAGCTCATCTCTTTTTACACTCTTTTCAAGAGGCCCAATTCGAGCAGCAGAGTGTTTGATTCAGTTTCTTGCAAAGACGCGTTTCTTTGGAACTCAGTTATCCAATCCCACTTCTCCAACGGTAATTACGAGCAAGCCTTCGATTTTTTTGAGAGAATGCGGTTATGTGATACCCTCCCCAGCGATTTTACCATTCCTATGGTTGTTTCTGCGTGTGCGGAGCTAATGTCGCTAGGATGTGGGAGATATATTCATGGGTTGGCTTTGAAATGTGGCCTTTTCTATGTGAATTCTGCACTGGGGTCTTcctttgtatatatgtattcaaAATGTGAGCGAATGGGAGATGCATCCCATGTGTTTGGTGAAATGACAGTGAGAGATGTGGTTGCTTGGACTGCGCTTGTGATTGGGTATGTGCAAAATGGGGAAAGTGAGAAAGGGTTTAATTGTTTTTGTGAGATGCATAGAATTGGTGGAGATGATGAGAGGCCAAACTTCAGGACCATAGAAGGTGGGATTCAGTCATGTGGGAATATGGGTGCTTTGATTGAGGGTATGTGTCTACATGGTTTGGTTGTGAAAACTGGACTTGGTTGTTCTGAAGTTGTTCAATCTTCGCTTTTGACCATGTATTCTAAGTGTGGAGAATGCAATGACACTCACCTTGCGTTTTGTGAAGTTATTGATAAGGATATTCTCTCATGGACATCAATTATCAGTGTTTATGCCAGATTTGGGTTAATGGATGATTGCATAAGTTTCTTTTGGGAAATGCAAATAGATGGTATACTTCCGGATGAAATTATGATCAGTTGCATGCTTGCAGGTTTTGGGAATTTCATGGGTGTCTCCGAAGGTAAGGCCTTTCATGGATTAATTGTAAGGAGGAATTATGTGCTAGACCAAAAGGTTTGTAATGCATTAATATCCATGTACTGCAAGTTTGAATGTTTAGCCCTGGCAGAAAAGCTTTTTGATAGAGAACATAAATGCAACAATGAGTCTTGGAACACCATGATCTTTGGCTACTGCAAGGTTGGGGCAAAATCAAAATGTATTGAACTGTTCAGGGATATGCAAAATCTAGGCCTTAAACCCGATCTAAACTGCATGATCTCTGTGATTACTTCGTGTTCTCATTTGGGACTGATCCAATTAGGCCGATTGCTTCATTGCTATTTAGTTAAAAATTCTATGGATGATGATGTGTCAATCACAAGTTTACTTATCGACATGTATGGAAGAAATGATTATTTGGCTGTTGCACGGAGTATATTTTTTAGGAAACAGAGAGATATTGTAACATGGAACACAATGCTTTCACTGTATATTCACAATGGGTGCCCTATCAAGGCTGTTGCCCTTTTTGATGAAATGATTTTGGAGAACTTGAAACCCAATTCTGCTACATTGGTGACTGTGGTTTCAGCTTGCTCACATCTGGCAAGTCTGGATAAAGGGGAAAGGGTTCACAATTACATTAAGGAAGAAGGGATCGAGCTTAATAAATCTGTTGCCACTGCATTAATCGATATGTATGCAAAGTGCGGGAAGCTTGAGAATTCGAGAGAATTGTTCAATTCAATCAAGGAAAGGGACGTAATAACTTGGAATGTGATGATCTCAGGTTATGGAATGCATGGAGACGCAAAATCAGCAATAGAGATCTTCGAAGAAATGGAGAGATCGAAAGTCAAACCAAATAATCTGacctttcttcctcttctctctgcTTGTGCTCATGTAGGGCTTGTTGAAGAAGGGAAGTATCTGTTTGATAGGATGCTACATTATTCCGTTACACCCAATTTAAAACATTATGCTTGTATGGTAGATCTTCTAGGCAGATCAGGAAATCTTCAGGAAGCTGAAGAGATGGTTCTCTCAATGCCCGTCTCTCCTGATGGAGGTGTGTGGGGAACTTTATTAAGTGCTTGTAAAACTCATAATGACATTGAAACAGGAGTGAGGATTGCAAAGCGTGCTATTGAGTCTGATCCAGAAAATGATGGGTACTATGTAATGCTCGCCAACATGTATAATTCCAGTGGTAGGTGGGAGGAGGCAGAAATGGCTAGAGATATGATGAAGGAAAGGGGTGTTGGGAAGACAGCTGGTTGGAGTGCTGTTTAA